The proteins below come from a single Plasmodium sp. gorilla clade G2 genome assembly, chromosome: 13 genomic window:
- a CDS encoding EMP1-trafficking protein: MVVINNNSEDISLCDDGVNKEVIKNIFLEDIENKRRNQHIVKRRSIVHFGLKLFLFSICIWTLQYANNKYDYSDNGYNYTLENILESRINRSLSENQTHVSQSATEVAEQENNSTDEIKNQTTVQQQQQNEINNFENKLKDLKDCLFDKIDNAVDWENLSANVKGYLEKFDNTIENKIKKEVQNANQPTNLMTNLDPKTQFIKNITKNYDLYTPPLLLMLASAMLSENLKKKIFQVIAFLLFVVLIYLYLKLKKVNRTIKKNSNDNGTNNNLATNPNIIKSA; the protein is encoded by the exons ATGGTAgtgataaataataatagtgaagATATATCTCTATGTGACGATGGAGTTAATAAAGAagtaattaaaaatatttttttggaagatatagaaaataaaagaagaaaccAACATATTGTTAAAAGACGTAGCATTGTTCATTTTggtttaaaattatttttattttccatttGTATTTGGACCTTACAATATGCCAACAATAAG tatGATTACAGTGACAATGGTTATAATTATACccttgaaaatatattagaatCAAGAATTAATAGATCTTTATCAGAAAATCAAACTCATGTTTCTCAATCAGCAACCGAAGTAGCTGAACAAGAAAATAATAGTAcagatgaaataaaaaaccAAACCACTGTACAACAACAACagcaaaatgaaataaataattttgaaaataaattaaaagatttaaaagattgtttatttgataaaattGATAATGCCGTAGATTGGGAAAATCTTTCTGCCAATGTTAAGGGATATTTGGAAAAGTTTGATAATactatagaaaataaaataaagaaagaagTTCAGAATGCTAATCAACCTACTAATTTGATGACAAATTTAGATCCAAAAACTcaattcataaaaaatatcacGAAGAATTATGATTTGTATACACCACCACTTTTACTAATGTTAGCTTCAGCTATGTTATccgaaaatttaaaaaaaaaaatattccaaGTTATTGCCTTCCTTCTTTTTGTTgtcttaatttatttatatttaaaattaaagaaagtTAATAgaactataaaaaaaaattcaaatgataatggaacaaataataatttagcCACAAAtccaaatattattaaaagtgcctaa